The following proteins come from a genomic window of Paludisphaera rhizosphaerae:
- a CDS encoding DUF1553 domain-containing protein, translating into MSRLCGPSVALLLSLAAPVFAADAQLQYNRDVRPILAENCFACHGPDSAARKADLRLDRREDAVEMGAVEPGKPGESTLVERIDSTDKKEMMPPPSSHKTLTAEQKDVLKRWIAQGAEYQPHWSLIAPTRPTPPKVADASWGRNPIDAFILAALEAKGLKPAPEADRRTLARRLSLDLTGLPPKPERVEAYVADAAPDAYEKYVDSLLESPAWGEHRGRYWLDAARYADTHGFHFDNYREMWSYRDWVVEAFNANMPFDRFTIEQLAGDLLPDPSLAQRVASGFCRCGMSTNEGGTIAEENLVGYTRDRTETVGQVFLGMTVGCAVCHDHKFDPLPQREFYSLSAFFNNVTQPAYDGNVKDSSPIEPVPRPEDARRWGELPGLITAANEALNTRAKAARGEFDGWLAPQTAETIAAMLPTKDQTLVVGLPDRGEGMPRVAFESAEAGDFEKDRGFSYGAWIKLPAKGSTGSVVARMDDPKTHRGWDLWIDGRKVGTHIINTWPNDALRVMTADDVPADVWTHVLVTYDGSGKGAGVKIYVDGQEKPARITSDKLKGTIRTSVPLKVGRRNVGGVLAGVGIAEVRVHARALSADEAADLAGLGRAWALLAKPADRRTAAETDAVFAWWLANRDPSSRDLRAGLAALDKEREAIKERGTVAYVMKEKSEAAGAFLLYRGQYDQRRDPLKPTTPAALPPMSEELPRNRLGFAEWLLRPEHPLTTRVTVNRFWQEVFGQGIVRTAGDLGVSGELPINPELLDWLAVEFRESGWDMKRFFKLLVTSSTYRQSAAATPEKLEKDPGNRLLSRGPRFRMDAEMIRDYALAASGLLVEKVGGPSVRPYQPEGVWEAVAMPESNTRNYKPDKGEGLYRRSMYTFWKRAAPPASLEVFNAPSRETCTVRRERTDTPLQALVTLNDPQFVEAARTLAQRVLTTAPSFEARADMLARRTLSRPFRPEETSVVRESLDRLFAYYRDHPEDAEKLLAVGDSPRDPNLPPAEAAAWTMLANEVLNLDEVLNK; encoded by the coding sequence ATGAGCCGACTCTGCGGACCTTCCGTCGCCCTCCTGCTGAGTCTCGCCGCGCCCGTGTTCGCGGCCGACGCCCAGCTCCAGTACAACCGCGACGTCCGCCCGATCCTGGCCGAGAACTGCTTCGCCTGCCACGGGCCCGACTCGGCCGCGCGCAAGGCCGACCTCCGGCTAGACCGTCGCGAGGACGCCGTCGAAATGGGGGCGGTCGAGCCCGGCAAGCCCGGCGAGAGCACGCTCGTCGAGCGGATCGATTCGACGGACAAGAAGGAGATGATGCCGCCGCCGTCGTCGCATAAGACGCTGACGGCCGAGCAGAAGGACGTGCTCAAGCGCTGGATCGCCCAGGGGGCCGAGTACCAACCCCACTGGTCGCTGATCGCGCCGACGCGGCCGACCCCGCCCAAGGTCGCCGACGCCTCGTGGGGCCGCAACCCGATCGACGCGTTCATCCTCGCCGCGCTCGAAGCGAAGGGGCTGAAGCCCGCGCCCGAGGCCGACCGCCGGACGCTCGCCCGCCGCCTCAGCCTGGACCTCACCGGCCTGCCGCCGAAGCCGGAGCGCGTCGAGGCGTACGTCGCCGACGCCGCTCCGGACGCCTACGAGAAGTACGTCGACTCCCTGCTGGAGTCGCCCGCCTGGGGCGAGCACCGAGGCCGATACTGGCTCGACGCCGCCCGATACGCCGACACCCACGGCTTCCACTTCGACAACTACCGCGAGATGTGGTCGTACCGCGACTGGGTCGTCGAGGCCTTCAACGCCAACATGCCCTTCGACCGCTTCACCATCGAACAACTCGCCGGCGATCTGCTCCCCGACCCCTCGCTGGCGCAGCGGGTGGCCTCGGGCTTCTGCCGCTGCGGGATGTCGACCAACGAAGGGGGTACGATCGCCGAGGAGAACCTCGTCGGCTACACCCGCGACCGGACCGAGACCGTTGGCCAGGTCTTTCTGGGGATGACCGTCGGCTGCGCGGTCTGCCACGACCACAAGTTCGACCCGCTCCCCCAGCGCGAGTTCTACTCGCTCTCCGCGTTCTTCAACAACGTCACCCAGCCGGCGTACGACGGCAACGTCAAGGACTCGTCGCCCATCGAGCCCGTTCCCCGTCCCGAGGACGCCAGGCGCTGGGGCGAACTGCCCGGCCTGATCACGGCCGCGAATGAGGCCCTCAACACCCGCGCGAAGGCCGCCCGCGGCGAGTTCGACGGCTGGCTCGCCCCCCAAACGGCCGAGACGATCGCCGCCATGCTGCCGACGAAGGACCAGACGCTCGTCGTCGGCCTTCCCGATCGCGGCGAGGGTATGCCCCGCGTGGCCTTTGAGTCGGCCGAGGCGGGGGACTTCGAGAAGGATCGCGGCTTCTCCTACGGGGCCTGGATCAAGCTGCCGGCGAAGGGCTCGACGGGTTCGGTCGTCGCTCGGATGGACGACCCCAAAACTCATCGCGGCTGGGACCTCTGGATCGACGGCCGGAAGGTCGGCACCCACATCATCAACACCTGGCCTAACGACGCCCTCCGCGTGATGACCGCCGACGACGTCCCGGCCGACGTCTGGACCCACGTCCTGGTGACGTACGACGGTTCCGGCAAGGGCGCCGGCGTGAAGATCTACGTCGACGGCCAGGAGAAGCCGGCGCGGATCACCAGCGACAAGCTCAAGGGGACCATCCGGACGAGCGTGCCGCTGAAGGTCGGCCGACGGAACGTCGGCGGCGTGCTGGCGGGCGTGGGGATCGCCGAGGTCCGCGTCCACGCCCGGGCCCTTTCCGCCGACGAGGCCGCCGACCTCGCGGGGCTGGGCCGCGCCTGGGCCTTGCTCGCCAAGCCCGCCGACCGTCGCACCGCCGCCGAAACCGACGCCGTCTTCGCCTGGTGGCTGGCGAACCGCGATCCCTCCTCGCGCGACCTCCGGGCCGGCCTCGCCGCGCTGGATAAGGAACGCGAAGCCATCAAGGAACGCGGAACGGTCGCCTACGTGATGAAGGAAAAATCGGAGGCCGCCGGGGCCTTCCTCCTCTATCGAGGCCAGTACGACCAGCGTCGGGATCCGCTCAAGCCGACCACCCCCGCCGCCCTGCCGCCGATGTCCGAGGAACTCCCGCGCAATCGGCTGGGCTTCGCCGAGTGGCTCTTGCGGCCGGAGCATCCGCTCACGACCCGCGTGACGGTCAACCGCTTCTGGCAGGAGGTCTTCGGTCAGGGGATCGTTCGGACGGCCGGCGACCTGGGCGTCAGCGGCGAACTCCCCATCAACCCCGAGTTGCTCGACTGGCTGGCCGTCGAGTTCCGCGAGTCGGGATGGGACATGAAGCGGTTCTTCAAGCTGCTGGTCACGTCGTCGACCTATCGTCAGTCGGCCGCGGCGACGCCCGAGAAGCTGGAGAAGGACCCGGGGAACCGGCTCCTGTCGCGCGGGCCGAGGTTCCGCATGGACGCCGAGATGATCCGCGACTACGCCCTGGCCGCCTCCGGCCTGCTGGTCGAAAAGGTCGGCGGCCCAAGCGTCCGGCCCTACCAGCCCGAGGGGGTCTGGGAGGCCGTCGCCATGCCGGAGAGCAACACCCGGAACTACAAGCCCGACAAGGGCGAAGGCCTTTACCGCCGCAGCATGTACACTTTCTGGAAACGCGCCGCGCCCCCCGCGTCGCTGGAGGTCTTCAACGCCCCCAGCCGCGAGACCTGCACCGTACGTCGCGAGCGGACCGACACGCCCCTGCAGGCGCTCGTCACCCTCAACGACCCCCAGTTCGTCGAGGCCGCCCGGACCCTCGCCCAGCGCGTGCTGACGACCGCCCCTTCCTTCGAGGCCCGCGCCGACATGCTGGCGCGTCGGACCCTCTCCCGGCCGTTCCGCCCTGAGGAAACCTCCGTCGTCCGCGAGTCGCTCGACCGCCTGTTCGCCTACTACCGCGACCACCCCGAGGACGCCGAGAAACTCCTGGCCGTCGGCGATTCCCCCCGCGACCCCAACCTCCCCCCCGCCGAAGCCGCCGCCTGGACGATGCTTGCGAACGAGGTGCTGAATCTGGACGAGGTTCTGAACAAGTAG
- a CDS encoding TolB family protein, giving the protein MAGSQPFAVTRRAFLGAASLAVALGSRASGDSTLRKPSRFLFTSRGKTGLFDGEKVRDLDFQSPTQQATWQPTGTLRDGRLLLLSMEPRRDGPGRPFGEYYTQTPTHIWAYDLEGGSLQELCTKDRLAPFVTPALVLGEDRLLVQVVRKNVGQIFSVKLDGSDPREFTKAGEGLPYGLSLHPDGRRVAFHLASPAGYQVWTSDLEGGDRRLVAAKEGHLYFGTSWSPDGRHVLYVDCTPGTDPGHDWADVCIGPEHRVLTTGGSMWFAATYGDPNTRGGGSNTPAWTRDGRILFPRRLPDSRVAWEYQAQRPDVDHFNRDYKPDLARGGTEIVRLDPKDGAIASLTHNNPPAWDFRASESPDGESIVFCRAKVGEAPAIWLMGADGTNPRLITRGVDDLGADHPRWF; this is encoded by the coding sequence ATGGCCGGATCGCAACCATTCGCTGTGACGCGTCGGGCTTTCCTCGGAGCGGCATCGCTGGCGGTTGCCCTTGGCTCCCGGGCGAGCGGCGACTCGACCCTTCGCAAGCCGTCCCGCTTCCTGTTCACGTCGCGAGGGAAGACCGGCCTCTTCGACGGCGAGAAGGTCCGCGACCTGGACTTCCAATCGCCGACGCAGCAAGCCACCTGGCAGCCGACGGGGACTCTCCGGGACGGCCGCCTCCTCTTGCTGAGCATGGAACCCCGGCGCGACGGGCCGGGGCGTCCCTTCGGGGAGTACTACACTCAGACTCCCACCCACATCTGGGCCTATGACCTGGAGGGGGGCTCGCTCCAGGAGCTTTGCACGAAGGACCGGCTCGCCCCGTTCGTCACGCCGGCGCTGGTGCTGGGGGAGGACCGGCTGCTCGTGCAGGTCGTCCGGAAGAACGTCGGGCAGATCTTCAGCGTCAAGCTCGACGGCTCGGACCCCCGCGAATTCACGAAGGCCGGGGAAGGGCTCCCGTACGGCCTGAGCCTGCACCCCGACGGGCGTCGCGTGGCGTTCCACCTGGCGAGTCCGGCCGGATACCAGGTCTGGACCAGCGACCTCGAAGGCGGGGACCGCAGGCTTGTGGCGGCGAAGGAGGGGCACCTCTACTTCGGCACCTCGTGGTCGCCCGACGGTCGGCACGTCCTCTACGTCGACTGCACGCCGGGGACCGACCCTGGCCACGACTGGGCCGACGTCTGCATCGGCCCCGAGCATCGCGTCCTCACGACCGGCGGCTCGATGTGGTTCGCGGCGACCTACGGCGACCCGAACACACGCGGCGGCGGCTCCAATACGCCCGCCTGGACGCGCGACGGCCGCATCCTCTTCCCGCGCCGGCTGCCCGACTCCAGGGTCGCCTGGGAGTATCAGGCCCAACGCCCCGACGTCGACCACTTCAACCGCGATTACAAGCCGGACCTCGCCCGAGGAGGGACCGAGATCGTCCGCCTCGATCCGAAGGACGGCGCAATCGCCTCGCTAACTCACAACAACCCGCCCGCGTGGGATTTCCGGGCGAGCGAGTCGCCCGACGGCGAGTCCATCGTCTTCTGTCGCGCGAAGGTCGGCGAGGCCCCCGCGATCTGGCTGATGGGCGCCGACGGGACAAATCCAAGGTTGATCACGCGAGGCGTCGACGATCTCGGCGCCGACCACCCGCGGTGGTTCTGA